A stretch of DNA from Fibrobacter succinogenes:
GTCCAACAATCTTCTTCGCAATTCTAATCATTGAGCGAGTCTTCCAAAGTCTTCAAAGAAATGGGGATAAGTCTTGTTCACACAAGCGGGGTCGAGAATCTTCATGGGCACACCACCGAGCGAGACAAGGCTAAAGCACATGGCCATGCGGTGGTCGTTGTAGGTTTCAATCGTTGCCGGCTGCAACTGTTCTGGCGGTTCAATCGTAATGGTATCCATATCGGCCACCACGCGGGCGCCCACCTTCTGGAGTTCCGCAGAAATTGCGGCAATGCGGTCGGTCTCTTTCACGCGCCAGCTGCCAATGCCACGAATCGTAGTCGTGCCCTTCGCAAAAAGCGCAAGCACGGAAACCGTCATGGCCGCATCCGGAATGTCATTCAAGTTCATGTCGAGGCCCTTGAGTTCACAACCGCGACCATCGCATTCAATCCAGTCCGGACCAATTTCAATCTTTGCGCCCATCTTTTCGAGAACTTTTGCAAAGCCGACATCGCCTTGATGGCTCTGGCTACCCACGCCGAGCACGCGCACCTTGCCCTTTGCAATCGCAGCAGCCGCAAGCGGATAGCTCGCAGAACTGGCATCGCCTTCGACAAAGAACTCGCCAGGAGACTTGTAGGAACCCTGCGGAACGTAAAAGTCCGTGAGCCCATCATGGCGCACTTCCACGCCAAAGCGCTTCATCACATCCATCGTCAGTTCGATGTACGGAGCCGAAATAAGTTCGCCTTCTACATGAATGTGAAGCGGGCTCTTGCAATACGGTGCGCAAATCAAAAGCGCCGTGAGATACTG
This window harbors:
- the aroA gene encoding 3-phosphoshikimate 1-carboxyvinyltransferase; this encodes MNDFQFRPSFIQLPAYHSFEGSLCLPGSKSITNRVFLISALAEGTTHLKNLLKSDDTRYMGEALKRLGVKIDFADDFTDAVVEGHGGPFDGPSPAIELFLGNAGTAMRSLTAALSLGWGKFILRGEERMSERPIRDLVDALRTLDADIKYLESEGYPPVRIKADGLKGGDVSVRGNISSQYLTALLICAPYCKSPLHIHVEGELISAPYIELTMDVMKRFGVEVRHDGLTDFYVPQGSYKSPGEFFVEGDASSASYPLAAAAIAKGKVRVLGVGSQSHQGDVGFAKVLEKMGAKIEIGPDWIECDGRGCELKGLDMNLNDIPDAAMTVSVLALFAKGTTTIRGIGSWRVKETDRIAAISAELQKVGARVVADMDTITIEPPEQLQPATIETYNDHRMAMCFSLVSLGGVPMKILDPACVNKTYPHFFEDFGRLAQ